A window of Metabacillus sp. B2-18 contains these coding sequences:
- a CDS encoding carbohydrate ABC transporter permease, with amino-acid sequence MILMYIFTQAGNYWGWYMNSLTISAITIVLSLFFSSMVGYALALYDFKGRNLIFGFVLFILMVPFEILMLPLFQLMISMNLINTYTAVILPAVVAPIAVFFFRQYAIGLPKELMDAARIDGATEYGIFFRIMLPLMGPSMAAMAILQGLGSWNNFLWPLIVLRSNDMFTLPIGLATLLTPYGNNYDVLIAGSVMTIIPIIILFVFFQRYFVAGLTVGGVKG; translated from the coding sequence ATGATATTAATGTATATTTTTACACAAGCTGGTAATTATTGGGGCTGGTATATGAACAGCTTGACCATTTCAGCGATTACGATTGTACTATCGTTATTTTTCTCTTCAATGGTCGGGTATGCACTTGCGTTATATGACTTTAAAGGAAGAAATCTAATTTTTGGGTTTGTGCTATTTATTTTAATGGTTCCATTTGAAATTCTTATGCTTCCACTCTTCCAATTAATGATTAGTATGAATTTAATTAATACGTACACAGCTGTTATTCTACCTGCTGTAGTTGCACCGATAGCAGTATTCTTCTTCAGACAATATGCCATTGGTCTTCCAAAAGAATTAATGGATGCGGCAAGGATTGATGGAGCTACAGAGTATGGAATTTTCTTTAGGATTATGCTACCGCTTATGGGGCCATCAATGGCAGCAATGGCAATTCTTCAGGGATTAGGAAGCTGGAACAATTTCTTATGGCCATTAATTGTTTTAAGATCGAACGATATGTTTACATTACCAATCGGCTTAGCAACGTTACTAACACCTTATGGAAATAATTATGATGTGCTCATTGCAGGTTCTGTTATGACCATTATTCCAATCATTATTCTCTTTGTCTTTTTCCAACGGTACTTTGTTGCAGGACTTACAGTTGGTGGAGTGAAGGGATAA
- a CDS encoding YuzF family protein has translation MTNNMLSFYDPYVYQTLTTIVGKMVTVQTIRGSVRGSLKNVLPDHIVVESNGTPFFIRTQQIIWVFPG, from the coding sequence ATGACAAACAACATGTTATCCTTTTATGATCCCTATGTTTATCAGACATTAACAACAATTGTTGGTAAGATGGTTACAGTTCAAACCATAAGAGGTAGCGTTCGTGGTTCCCTGAAAAATGTATTGCCAGATCACATTGTTGTCGAATCTAACGGAACTCCCTTTTTTATTCGAACCCAGCAAATTATTTGGGTTTTTCCTGGTTAA